The following coding sequences lie in one Saimiri boliviensis isolate mSaiBol1 chromosome 6, mSaiBol1.pri, whole genome shotgun sequence genomic window:
- the RAB1B gene encoding ras-related protein Rab-1B — translation MNPEYDYLFKLLLIGDSGVGKSCLLLRFADDTYTESYISTIGVDFKIRTIELDGKTIKLQIWDTAGQERFRTITSSYYRGAHGIIVVYDVTDQESYANVKQWLQEIDRYASENVNKLLVGNKSDLTTKKVVDNTTAKEFADSLGIPFLETSAKNATNVEQAFMTMAAEIKKRMGPGAASGGERPNLKIDSTPVKPAGGGCC, via the exons TGACTACCTGTTTAAGCTGCTTTTGATTGGCGACTCAGGCGTGGGCAAGTCATGCCTGCTCCTGCGGTTTGCT GATGACACGTACACAGAGAGCTACATCAGCACCATCGGGGTGGACTTCAAGATCCGAACCATTGAGCTGGATGGCAAAACTATCAAACTTCAGATC TGGGACACCGCGGGCCAGGAGCGGTTCCGGACCATCACTTCCAGCTATTACCGGGGGGCTCATGGCATCATCGTGGTGTATGACGTCACTGACCAG GAATCCTATGCCAACGTGAAGCAGTGGCTGCAGGAGATTGACCGCTACGCCAGCGAGAACGTCAATAAGCTCCtggtgggcaacaagagcgaccTCACCACCAAGAAGGTGGTGGACAACACCACAGCCAAG GAGTTTGCAGACTCTCTGGGCATCCCTTTCCTGGAGACGAGTGCCAAGAATGCCACCAATGTCGAGCAGGCGTTCATGACCATGGCTGCTGAGATCAAAAAGCGGATGGGCCCCGGAGCAGCCTCCGGGGGCGAGCGGCCCAATCTCAAGATCGACAGCACCCCTGTAAAGCCGGCGGGTGGCGGCTGTTGCTAG
- the CNIH2 gene encoding protein cornichon homolog 2, whose product MAFTFAAFCYMLTLVLCASLIFFVIWHIIAFDELRTDFKNPIDQGNPARARERLKNIERICCLLRKLVVPEYSIHGLFCLMFLCAAEWVTLGLNIPLLFYHLWRYFHRPADGSEVMYDAVSIMNADILNYCQKESWCKLAFYLLSFFYYLYSMVYTLVSF is encoded by the exons ATGGCGTTCACCTTCGCCGCGTTCTGCTACATGCTCACCCTGGTGCTGTGCGCCTCCCTCATCTTCTTTGTCATCTGGCAC ATCATAGCCTTTGACGAGCTGCGGACCGACTTCAAGAACCCCATCGACCAGGGGAACCCTGCGCGGGCA CGCGAGCGTTTAAAAAACATCGAACGCATCTGCTGCCTCCTGAGGAAG CTGGTGGTCCCAGAATACTCCATCCATGGCCTCTTCTGTCTGATGTTTCTGTGTGCAGCAGAGTGGGTGACCCTGGGCCTCAACATCCCCCTCCTCTTCTACCACCTCTGGAG GTACTTCCACCGTCCTGCAGATGGCTCCGAGGTCATGTATGATGCGGTCTCCATCATGAATGCTGACATCCTCAACTACTGCCAGAAGGAGTCCTGGTGCAAACTTGCCTTCTACCTGCTCTCCTTCTTCTATTACCTGTACAG TATGGTTTATACATTGGTGAGTTTCTAA
- the YIF1A gene encoding protein YIF1A, whose amino-acid sequence MTPLGGDRRGGGRVARPGGLGRYPGRGAAALLVFAPTRRRSGPSGRASVAAMAYHSGYGAHGSKHRARAAPDPPPLFEDTSGGYSSQPEGYPAPGADVAFSVNHLLGDPMANVAMAYGSSIASHGKDMVHKELHRFVSVNKLKYFFAVDSAYVAKKLGLLVFPYTHQNWEVQYSRDVPLPPRQDLNAPDLYIPTMAFITYVLLAGMALGIQKRFSPEVLGLCASTALVWVVMEVLALLLGLYLATVRSDLSTFHLLAYSGYKYVGMILSVLTGLLFGSDGYYVALAWTSSALMYFIVRSLRTAALGPDSVGGPVPRQRLQLYLTLGAAAFQPLIIYWLTFHLVR is encoded by the exons ATGACGCCACTTGGCGGCGACCGGCGGGGCGGGGGACGTGTAGCGCGGCCCGGTGGCCTCGGTCGGTACCCGGGGCGCGGAGCAGCTGCTTTATTAGTATTTGCACCCACGAGGCGGCGCAGCGGGCCCTCGGGGAGAGCGAGCGTCGCGGCCATGGCTTATCACTCGGGCTACGGAGCCCACG GCTCCAAGCACAGGGCCCGGGCAGCTCCGGATCCCCCTCCCCTCTTCGAGGACACAAGCGGTGGTTATTCCAGCCAGCCCGAGGGATACCCAGCCCCAGGAGCAGACGTGGCCTTCAGTGTCAACCACTTGCTTGGGGACCCAATGGCTAATGTGGCTATGGCCTATGGCAGCTCCATTGCATCCCATGGGAAGGACATGGTGCACAAGGAG ctGCACCGTTTTGTTTCTGTGAACAAACTGAAGTATTTTTTTGCTGTGGACTCAGCCTATGTGGCCAAGAAGCTAGGGCTGCTGGTCTTCCCCTACACACACCAG AACTGGGAAGTGCAGTACAGTCGTGATGTGCCTCTTCCCCCCCGGCAAGACCTCAACGCCCCTGACCTCTATATCCCCA CGATGGCCTTCATCACCTACGTGCTCCTGGCTGGGATGGCACTGGGCATTCAGAAAAG GTTCTCCCCGGAGGTGCTGGGCCTGTGTGCAAGCACAGCGCTGGTGTGGGTGGTGATGGAGGTGCTGGCCCTGCTCCTGGGCCTCTACCTGGCCACCGTGCGCAGTGACCTGAGTACCTTTCACCTGCTGGCCTACAGTGGCTACAAATATGTGGG AATGATCCTCAGTGTGCTCACAGGGCTGCTCTTTGGCAGCGATGGCTACTATGTGGCACTGGCCTGGACCTCGTCGGCACTCATGTACTTCATT GTGCGCTCTTTGCGGACAGCAGCCCTGGGCCCCGACAGTGTGGGGGGCCCTGTCCCCCGGCAGCGTCTCCAGCTCTACCTGACTCTGGGAGCTGCAGCCTTCCAGCCCCTCATCATATACTGGCTGACCTTCCACCTGGTCCGGTGA
- the TMEM151A gene encoding transmembrane protein 151A, with product MPEDGAGDCGEVPALIPDGEPLREEQRPLKQSLGSSLCRESHWKCLLLTLLIHACGAVVAWCRLATVPRLVLGPEAALAQGAGGPPPTYPASPCSDGYLYIPLAFVSLLYLLYLAECWHCHVRSCQAPRTDAHTVLALIRRLQQAPPCVWWKATSYHYVRRTRQITRYRNGDAYTTTQVYHERADSRTARGEFDYSAHGVRDVSKELVGLAEHAATRLRFTKCFSFGSAEAEASYLTQRARFFSANEGLDDYLEAREGMHLKDVDFRESLMVFADPRSPPWYARAWVFWLVSAATLSWPLRVVAAYGTAHVHYQVEKLFGASSPPPGAMPSGPPLSRVATVDFTELEWHICSNRQLVPSYSEAVVMGAGSGAYLRGCQRCRRSVSSNSLPPARPSGPRLPFSRSRLSLGAGGRATPGVFRSLSGGPLGRRREDTEPLESPPCYEDALYFPVLIVHGDSGCQGDGQGAL from the exons ATGCCCGAGGACGGCGCTGGCGACTGCGGGGAGGTGCCCGCGCTCATCCCGGACGGCGAGCCGCTGCGGGAAGAG CAGCGCCCCCTGAAACAGTCCCTGGGAAGCTCCTTGTGCCGCGAGTCGCACTGGAAGTGCCTGCTCCTCACGCTGCTCATCCACGCCTGCGGGGCCGTGGTGGCCTGGTGTCGCCTGGCCACGGTGCCTCGGCTGGTCCTGGGGCCCGAGGCTGCCTTGGCCCAGGGTGCCGGGGGCCCGCCACCCACCTACCCGGCCAGCCCCTGCTCCGATGGCTACCTGTACATCCCGCTGGCCTTTGTCTCCCTCCTCTACCTCCTCTACCTGGCCGAGTGCTGGCACTGTCATGTGCGGTCCTGCCAGGCGCCACGCACCGACGCCCACACGGTGCTGGCACTGATCCGCCGGCTGCAGCAGGCGCCGCCATGCGTCTGGTGGAAGGCCACCAGCTACCACTACGTGCGGCGCACCCGCCAGATCACGCGCTACCGCAACGGCGACGCCTACACAACCACGCAGGTGTACCACGAGCGCGCCGACAGCCGCACGGCCCGCGGCGAGTTTGACTACTCGGCGCATGGCGTCCGCGACGTCTCCAAGGAGCTGGTGGGGCTGGCGGAGCACGCGGCCACGCGGCTGCGCTTCACCAAGTGCTTCAGCTTCGGCAGCGCCGAGGCCGAGGCCTCGTACCTCACGCAGCGGGCGCGCTTCTTCAGCGCCAACGAGGGCCTGGACGACTACCTGGAGGCGCGCGAGGGCATGCACCTGAAGGACGTGGACTTCCGCGAGTCGCTCATGGTCTTCGCCGATCCGCGCAGCCCGCCTTGGTACGCGCGTGCCTGGGTCTTCTGGCTCGTGTCTGCAGCCACGCTGTCGTGGCCCCTGCGCGTCGTGGCTGCCTACGGCACGGCCCACGTGCACTACCAGGTGGAGAAGCTCTTCGGCGCCAGCTCGCCCCCACCCGGGGCCATGCCCAGTGGGCCCCCGCTGTCCCGCGTGGCCACGGTGGACTTCACCGAGCTTGAGTGGCACATCTGCTCTAACCGGCAGCTGGtgcccagctactcggaggccgTGGTCATGGGCGCGGGCTCGGGCGCCTACCTCCGAGGCTGCCAGCGCTGCCGCCGCTCAGTCAGCAGCAACTCGCTGCCCCCCGCCCGGCCCAGCGGGCCCCGCCTGCCCTTTAGCCGCAGCCGCCTCTCGCTGGGCGCCGGGGGCCGCGCCACGCCAGGGGTCTTCCGCAGCCTGAGCGGGGGGCCGCTGGGGCGCCGTAGAGAGGACACGGAACCCCTGGAGAGCCCGCCTTGCTACGAGGACGCCCTCTATTTCCCGGTGCTCATTGTCCACGGAGACAGCGGCTGCCAGGGGGATGGGCAGGGTGCGCTCTGA